In Flavobacterium sp. CBA20B-1, one DNA window encodes the following:
- a CDS encoding RHS repeat domain-containing protein: protein MKNKDLTFLERGYTGHEHLQGVGLINRNARLYDPKLHRFLAPDNFIQNPSNSQNYNRYGYVMNNPLKFLNINLKRVKCLGLF, encoded by the coding sequence ATGAAGAATAAAGATTTAACGTTCTTAGAAAGAGGATACACAGGACACGAACATTTGCAAGGTGTTGGTTTAATAAATAGGAATGCCCGCTTGTATGACCCTAAATTGCATCGTTTTCTTGCACCGGATAATTTTATACAAAATCCAAGCAATTCACAGAATTACAATCGTTACGGATATGTAATGAATAATCCGTTAAAATTTCTCAATATCAATTTGAAAAGAGTGAAGTGCTTAGGTCTTTTTTAG